Part of the bacterium genome is shown below.
ACTACGACCAGGAAACGCTGGAAGGTATGACTATCAACCAGCTCTATGACCTCGCGAAAGACCGCGGGATCAAGAACCACCGCAAGATGAAGAAACACGAACTTGTGGCGGAAATAATGGATTTCGAAAAGGCGCTTCGCCGGAAGGTCGCCGTCCGCGTGGCGTCCGCGCCGAGCGAGACCGCGCCGCCGAAGCCGGCGCCGCTGGCATTCGGCGCGCCGGAACCGCCGGAGCCTATTAAATCC
Proteins encoded:
- a CDS encoding Rho termination factor N-terminal domain-containing protein, which gives rise to MSEETYYDQETLEGMTINQLYDLAKDRGIKNHRKMKKHELVAEIMDFEKALRRKVAVRVASAPSETAPPKPAPLAFGAPEPPEPIKS